The Faecalibacterium prausnitzii genome includes a window with the following:
- a CDS encoding IMP dehydrogenase has protein sequence MAYFYEEPSRTFGEYLLIPGYSSSENVPTAVSLKTPLVKYRKGEEECPLEMNIPMISAIMQAVSGDKLAIALAREGGVSFIYGSQSIENEAAMVRRVKSYKAGYVVSDSNLAPTATLHDVLELKARTGHSTIAVTADGTPNGKLLGIVASRDYRVNHTPDDASVTTFMTPIEKLVTAPENTSLHDCNNIIWDNKINTLPLVDAEGNLKYFVFRKDYDSHKKNANELLDANKSYVVGAGINTRDYAERVPALVEAGVDVLCIDSSEGYSEWQSRTIGWIREHYGDTVKVGAGNVVDAEGFRFLAEAGADFVKIGIGGGSICITRETKGIGRGQATAVIEVAKARDEYYKETGIYVPICSDGGIVHDYHITLALAMGADFVMLGRYFARFDESPTNKVRINGQYMKEYWGEGSNRARNWQRYDLGGSTKLSFEEGVDSYVPYAGPLSDGVQTTLYKVKSTMCNCGALSIPELQQKAKLTVVSSTSIVEGGSHDVMLKNATPNIMNG, from the coding sequence ATGGCATATTTCTATGAAGAACCTTCCCGCACCTTTGGTGAGTACTTGCTGATCCCCGGCTATTCTTCTTCGGAGAATGTCCCCACGGCGGTCAGCCTGAAGACCCCGCTGGTCAAGTACCGCAAGGGCGAGGAAGAATGCCCGCTGGAAATGAACATCCCCATGATCAGTGCCATCATGCAGGCAGTCTCCGGCGACAAGCTGGCGATCGCGCTGGCACGCGAGGGCGGCGTTTCCTTTATCTATGGCTCTCAGAGCATTGAGAACGAGGCAGCGATGGTCCGCCGCGTCAAGAGCTATAAGGCCGGTTATGTCGTCTCCGACTCCAATCTGGCCCCGACGGCCACCCTGCACGATGTGCTGGAGCTGAAGGCCCGCACCGGCCACTCCACCATTGCTGTCACCGCCGACGGCACCCCCAACGGCAAGCTGCTGGGCATCGTGGCCTCCCGCGATTACCGCGTCAACCACACCCCCGATGACGCCTCTGTCACCACCTTCATGACCCCCATCGAAAAGCTGGTCACGGCCCCGGAAAACACCTCCCTGCATGACTGCAACAACATCATCTGGGACAACAAGATCAACACGCTGCCTCTGGTGGACGCCGAGGGCAACCTGAAGTATTTCGTCTTCCGCAAGGACTACGACTCCCACAAGAAGAACGCCAACGAGCTGCTGGACGCCAACAAGAGCTATGTCGTGGGTGCCGGCATCAACACCCGTGACTACGCCGAGCGTGTTCCCGCTCTGGTGGAGGCCGGTGTGGATGTCCTCTGCATCGACTCTTCCGAGGGCTATTCCGAGTGGCAGAGCCGCACCATCGGCTGGATCCGTGAGCACTACGGCGACACCGTCAAGGTCGGCGCAGGCAATGTGGTCGATGCAGAAGGCTTCCGCTTCCTGGCAGAGGCAGGCGCCGACTTCGTGAAGATCGGCATCGGCGGCGGTTCCATCTGCATCACCCGCGAGACCAAGGGCATTGGCCGCGGCCAGGCTACCGCTGTCATCGAGGTCGCCAAGGCCCGCGATGAGTATTATAAAGAGACCGGCATCTATGTGCCCATCTGCTCCGATGGCGGCATCGTCCACGATTACCACATCACCCTGGCGCTGGCCATGGGCGCAGACTTCGTCATGCTGGGCCGCTACTTTGCCCGCTTTGACGAGAGCCCCACGAACAAGGTCCGCATCAATGGCCAGTATATGAAGGAGTACTGGGGCGAAGGCTCCAACCGTGCCCGCAACTGGCAGCGCTATGACCTCGGCGGCTCCACCAAGCTGAGCTTTGAGGAAGGCGTGGACAGCTATGTCCCGTATGCAGGCCCCCTGTCCGATGGCGTCCAGACCACGCTGTACAAGGTCAAGAGCACCATGTGCAACTGCGGTGCGCTCTCCATCCCGGAGCTGCAGCAGAAGGCCAAGCTGACGGTCGTTTCCTCCACTTCCATCGTGGAGGGCGGCAGCCATGACGTCATGCTGAAGAACGCGACCCCCAACATCATGAATGGCTGA
- a CDS encoding acyl-[acyl-carrier-protein] thioesterase encodes MVLNHFTETATVLNADCDFHRKLKPSALFRYVEQAAADHARAYGMDDDFFAARHTTFLVGKQAVEVYRMPTRGEKITLDTACEPCKKGSMKRITHILDEVGKELALVDCRWIVVNTEMGHIMRQPSWCTPNYENENVEDELPQLVHKCKELTPAGSWTASYSLCDLNGHVNNSFYLDIACDALPLDALRKGPLRFASIKYHREIPMGAQVAVAYAPSAGGWYVVGRRDEHIAFECYLEFSSEAAENA; translated from the coding sequence ATGGTACTGAACCACTTTACTGAAACTGCGACCGTTCTGAACGCCGACTGTGATTTTCACCGGAAGCTCAAACCCAGCGCCCTGTTCCGTTATGTGGAGCAGGCTGCGGCGGATCACGCCCGCGCCTACGGCATGGACGACGATTTCTTTGCCGCCCGCCACACGACGTTTCTGGTGGGCAAGCAGGCCGTGGAGGTCTACCGGATGCCCACCCGCGGCGAGAAGATCACGCTGGATACCGCCTGTGAGCCTTGCAAAAAAGGCTCGATGAAGCGGATCACTCACATCCTCGATGAGGTCGGGAAGGAGCTGGCCCTCGTGGACTGCCGCTGGATCGTGGTGAACACCGAAATGGGGCACATCATGCGGCAGCCCAGCTGGTGCACCCCCAACTACGAAAACGAGAATGTGGAAGACGAGCTGCCCCAGCTGGTGCACAAATGCAAGGAGCTGACCCCGGCGGGCAGCTGGACGGCCAGCTACTCGCTGTGCGACCTGAACGGCCATGTGAACAACTCGTTCTATCTGGACATCGCCTGCGACGCCCTGCCGCTGGATGCACTCCGGAAGGGTCCGCTGCGCTTCGCCTCCATCAAGTACCACCGCGAGATCCCGATGGGGGCGCAGGTGGCGGTGGCCTATGCGCCGTCGGCCGGTGGCTGGTATGTGGTGGGCCGCCGGGACGAGCACATAGCCTTTGAGTGTTATCTGGAATTTTCCAGCGAAGCGGCTGAGAATGCCTGA
- a CDS encoding ABC transporter substrate-binding protein, protein MKRMVLLLLTLVFAVSLPLSAFAAGTIEVTEDVSVSDDYDWTRFKGQNVTLNVYNWGEYISNGSDDSVDVVDAFQKLTGIHVNYTTFDSNESLYAKLKSGAADYDVIIPSDYMVAKMISEGMLAKLNFDNIPNFQNIDEVYRNADYDPANEYTVPYMLCTTGIIYNTTMVDKAPASWADLWDEQYAGNILMFNNSRDAYAIAAFATGHSINPQSTEEVDEVVEHLKAQKPLVQAYVMDEIFDKMIGGEAAIGVYYSGDAITMIDDNPDLAWVFPEEGSVLSVDSMCIPATSEKQEAAEMFINFMCEVDIGKANAEYIGYTTPMQAVWEVLDEDLKYSEIAFPSEEIEAKEKVFTALSDEVNSELDVKWSEMKSYDESGSGIVFLMLLLAMVALACFNIWRKLRKKSRNMY, encoded by the coding sequence ATGAAGCGCATGGTGCTTTTACTGCTGACGTTGGTGTTTGCCGTCAGTCTGCCGCTTTCGGCGTTTGCCGCCGGGACCATCGAGGTCACGGAAGATGTTTCCGTTTCGGATGATTACGACTGGACCCGCTTCAAGGGCCAGAACGTCACCCTGAACGTCTACAACTGGGGTGAGTATATCTCCAACGGCTCGGACGACAGCGTGGACGTGGTGGACGCCTTCCAAAAGCTGACCGGCATCCACGTCAACTACACCACCTTTGATTCCAATGAGTCGCTCTACGCCAAGCTGAAATCCGGCGCGGCGGATTACGATGTCATCATCCCGTCGGACTATATGGTCGCCAAGATGATCTCGGAGGGGATGCTCGCAAAGCTGAACTTTGACAACATCCCCAACTTCCAGAACATCGACGAAGTCTACCGCAACGCCGACTACGACCCCGCCAATGAATACACGGTGCCGTATATGCTCTGCACCACCGGCATCATCTACAACACCACCATGGTGGACAAAGCGCCCGCCAGCTGGGCCGACCTGTGGGATGAACAGTACGCCGGAAACATTCTGATGTTCAACAACAGCCGGGATGCGTACGCCATCGCGGCATTTGCCACCGGCCACAGCATCAACCCCCAGTCCACCGAGGAAGTGGACGAGGTGGTCGAGCACCTCAAGGCGCAGAAACCGCTGGTCCAGGCCTATGTCATGGACGAGATCTTCGATAAGATGATCGGCGGCGAGGCGGCCATCGGCGTCTATTATTCCGGCGACGCCATCACCATGATCGACGACAACCCCGACCTGGCCTGGGTCTTCCCGGAGGAGGGCAGCGTCCTTTCGGTGGACAGCATGTGCATCCCCGCCACCAGCGAGAAGCAGGAAGCCGCTGAGATGTTCATCAACTTCATGTGCGAAGTGGACATCGGCAAAGCCAACGCCGAATACATCGGCTACACCACCCCCATGCAGGCCGTGTGGGAGGTGCTGGACGAGGACCTGAAGTACAGCGAGATCGCCTTCCCCTCGGAGGAGATCGAAGCGAAGGAAAAGGTCTTCACTGCCCTGAGCGATGAGGTCAACAGTGAGCTGGACGTCAAGTGGAGCGAGATGAAGAGCTACGACGAGAGCGGCAGCGGCATCGTCTTCCTGATGCTGCTTCTGGCCATGGTCGCGCTGGCCTGCTTCAACATCTGGCGCAAGCTGCGCAAAAAATCGCGGAACATGTATTGA
- a CDS encoding ABC transporter permease: MKTKHLRLMQRVYIILFFCFMYLPIAYMIVFSFNQSKGYALFTGFTLKWYTSLFHNASILRALAVSVEVALISAVIATILGTAASLGIASMGRKSRLVVTNITYIPVVNPEIITGISLMLLFVAYQRFAGRVEFLPDTIMGLPTLLIAHIAFNVPYVIFNVTPKLKQLDVKLYEAALDLGCDPRQAFFKVILPEISPAILSAFLICLTYSIDDFMISYFNCGTVETLPIAIYSMTRKKVSPEIYALSTIMFVVILTIILISNAMESRGYRRDQKALRGEDAA, translated from the coding sequence ATGAAAACGAAACATCTCCGCCTGATGCAGCGGGTCTATATCATCCTGTTTTTCTGCTTCATGTATCTGCCCATCGCGTATATGATCGTGTTCAGCTTCAACCAGAGCAAGGGCTATGCGCTGTTCACCGGGTTTACGCTCAAGTGGTACACCAGCCTGTTCCACAACGCCTCCATTCTGCGGGCGCTGGCCGTCTCGGTGGAAGTGGCCCTCATCTCGGCCGTCATCGCCACGATCCTGGGCACGGCGGCTTCGCTGGGCATTGCCTCCATGGGCCGCAAGAGCCGCCTTGTGGTGACGAACATCACCTATATCCCGGTCGTCAACCCGGAGATCATCACCGGCATCTCGCTGATGCTGCTCTTCGTGGCCTACCAGCGTTTTGCGGGCCGGGTGGAGTTCCTGCCCGATACCATCATGGGCCTGCCCACGCTGCTCATCGCGCACATCGCGTTCAACGTGCCGTATGTCATCTTCAACGTCACGCCCAAGCTCAAGCAGCTGGACGTCAAACTGTATGAGGCGGCTCTGGACCTCGGCTGTGACCCCAGGCAGGCGTTCTTCAAAGTCATCCTGCCGGAGATCAGCCCCGCCATCCTGTCGGCCTTCCTCATCTGCCTGACCTACTCCATTGATGACTTCATGATCTCCTACTTCAACTGCGGCACGGTGGAGACCCTGCCCATCGCCATCTACTCCATGACCCGCAAAAAGGTCAGCCCGGAGATCTACGCTCTGTCTACCATCATGTTTGTGGTCATTCTGACCATCATCCTGATCTCCAACGCTATGGAGAGCCGCGGCTACCGCCGGGACCAGAAGGCACTGAGAGGGGAGGATGCCGCATGA
- a CDS encoding ABC transporter permease, translated as MKIYDRKLAYPYFVWMTLFTVVPLIIVVYYALTDSDGNFTLNNLLSISGYGSVFARSLLLALIATVICLITAFPVGYFLSRLRVNKQHIMLMLVMLPMWMNFLLRTYAWMGLLSVNGPVNAVLGAFGLGPYTMLNTSGAVVLGMVYNYVPYMILPLYTSMTKIDQSIVEAAQDLGASTTQTLLRVLIPMSVPGISTGITMVFVPAVSTFVISRMLGGGSNLLIGDLIEMQFLGNSYNLNVGSAMSLVLMIIVLLCMSFTSSFDEDEMEGVS; from the coding sequence ATGAAGATTTACGATCGAAAGCTCGCGTATCCCTACTTCGTGTGGATGACGCTCTTCACAGTGGTGCCCCTCATCATCGTGGTGTATTATGCCCTGACGGACAGCGACGGCAATTTCACCCTGAACAACCTGCTCTCCATCAGCGGCTATGGCTCGGTGTTCGCGCGCAGCCTGCTGCTGGCCCTCATCGCTACGGTCATCTGCCTGATCACCGCGTTCCCCGTCGGCTATTTTCTCTCCCGCCTGCGGGTGAACAAGCAGCATATCATGCTGATGCTGGTCATGCTGCCCATGTGGATGAACTTTCTGCTCCGCACCTATGCGTGGATGGGCCTGCTCAGTGTCAACGGCCCGGTCAACGCGGTGCTGGGTGCCTTCGGCCTTGGCCCCTACACCATGCTGAACACCTCCGGTGCGGTGGTGCTGGGCATGGTGTACAACTACGTGCCCTATATGATCCTGCCGCTCTACACCAGCATGACCAAGATCGACCAGAGCATCGTGGAAGCGGCGCAGGACCTGGGCGCTTCCACCACCCAGACCCTGCTGCGGGTGCTCATCCCCATGAGCGTACCCGGCATCAGCACCGGCATTACGATGGTCTTCGTCCCGGCGGTGTCCACCTTCGTCATCAGCCGGATGCTGGGCGGCGGTTCCAACCTGCTGATCGGCGACCTGATCGAGATGCAGTTCCTCGGCAACAGCTACAACCTGAACGTCGGCTCGGCCATGAGCCTGGTGCTGATGATCATCGTTCTGCTGTGCATGAGCTTTACTTCGAGCTTCGACGAGGATGAAATGGAGGGGGTGTCCTGA
- the potA gene encoding spermidine/putrescine ABC transporter ATP-binding protein: MDNSVIVSLRDIVVEFDGQRILDGLNLDIHDKEFVTLLGSSGCGKTTTLRLIAGFLEPNSGKVLLKGEDITGVPPYKRPVNTVFQKYALFPHLNVFENVAFGLRLKKMDEETIRRKVRDMLEVVGLKGFERRSIGQMSGGQQQRVAIARSLVNEPEILLLDEPLGALDLKLRKEMQLELKRLQREMNITFIYVTHDQEEALTMSDTVVVMNGGKVQQIGTPEDIYNEPKNAFVADFIGDSNIVDGVMHKDFLVSFSGVQFPCVDRGFAREQSVQVVVRPEDIEVVSPMEGQLVGVVNDVIFKGVHFEMHVDVEGREWLIHSTRACTPGETIGMRIGPNEIHIMARS; encoded by the coding sequence ATGGACAACTCGGTGATCGTTTCACTGCGGGACATCGTAGTGGAGTTTGACGGCCAGCGCATTCTGGACGGATTGAATCTCGATATCCATGACAAAGAGTTCGTTACGCTGCTGGGTTCTTCCGGCTGCGGCAAGACCACGACCCTGCGGCTGATCGCAGGCTTTTTGGAGCCGAATTCCGGCAAAGTTCTGCTCAAAGGCGAGGATATCACCGGTGTGCCGCCCTACAAGCGCCCGGTGAACACGGTGTTCCAGAAGTATGCGCTGTTCCCGCACCTGAACGTGTTCGAGAACGTGGCCTTCGGCCTGCGGCTGAAAAAGATGGACGAAGAGACCATCCGCCGCAAGGTGCGCGATATGCTGGAGGTCGTGGGCCTGAAAGGCTTTGAGCGCCGCAGCATCGGCCAGATGTCCGGCGGTCAGCAGCAGCGCGTGGCCATCGCCCGCAGCCTGGTCAACGAGCCGGAGATCCTGCTGCTGGACGAGCCTCTGGGTGCACTGGACCTCAAGCTGCGCAAGGAGATGCAGCTGGAACTCAAGCGCCTGCAGCGCGAGATGAACATCACGTTCATTTATGTCACGCACGACCAGGAAGAGGCCCTGACCATGTCCGACACCGTCGTTGTCATGAACGGCGGCAAGGTGCAGCAGATCGGCACCCCGGAGGATATCTACAACGAGCCGAAGAATGCCTTCGTGGCGGACTTCATCGGCGACTCCAACATCGTGGATGGCGTGATGCACAAAGATTTCCTCGTTTCCTTCTCCGGTGTCCAGTTCCCGTGCGTGGACCGCGGCTTTGCCCGTGAGCAGAGCGTGCAGGTCGTCGTCCGCCCGGAGGACATCGAGGTCGTTTCGCCGATGGAAGGCCAGCTGGTGGGCGTCGTCAATGACGTCATCTTCAAGGGCGTCCACTTCGAGATGCACGTCGATGTGGAGGGCCGCGAGTGGCTCATCCATTCCACCCGTGCCTGCACCCCCGGCGAGACCATCGGGATGCGCATCGGCCCCAACGAGATCCACATCATGGCGCGTTCGTGA
- a CDS encoding DUF4340 domain-containing protein codes for MKTKQRTLIVLLVLVFLAGGAFAALTAKNAQAVQAESAAAEGSIPLSSFAAGDLTELAVTYNGETNTLTVADGSWTLAEDPAYHLDATACNTMVTALSALNAKRQLTEEPGEDYGFTDESLTVTVTAAGETNTFTFGAENAATGDIYLKKAGDDALYMVAASKAACFALSRAELFGAFNPAGLTRSAIESVTLACGDEPFTLTAVSEAAESARSADSESDSDSKAYTTVWRLADAPDAELDETQVSSLLSALSSYVTAQDPHGDASGMKQLAAATVRTADGERTLTYYEGTDGYYLTVSGDASLYTVDAATVQTVCTAKDRYKAAS; via the coding sequence ATGAAAACGAAACAGCGCACCCTCATCGTTCTGCTGGTTCTGGTCTTTCTGGCGGGCGGGGCCTTCGCAGCCCTGACGGCGAAGAACGCGCAGGCCGTACAGGCCGAAAGCGCTGCGGCGGAGGGCAGCATCCCGCTGTCCTCCTTTGCGGCGGGCGACCTGACCGAACTTGCGGTCACGTACAACGGCGAGACGAACACCCTGACGGTTGCAGACGGCAGCTGGACGCTGGCCGAAGACCCGGCCTATCATCTGGACGCCACCGCCTGCAACACGATGGTCACCGCCCTGTCGGCGCTGAACGCCAAACGCCAGCTGACCGAAGAACCCGGCGAGGACTACGGCTTCACGGACGAGAGCCTGACTGTCACGGTCACAGCGGCAGGGGAGACGAACACCTTCACCTTTGGGGCAGAGAATGCCGCCACCGGGGATATCTACCTGAAAAAGGCCGGGGACGATGCCCTGTATATGGTGGCGGCGTCCAAGGCGGCCTGTTTTGCTCTGAGCCGCGCTGAGCTGTTCGGTGCCTTCAACCCGGCAGGGCTGACCCGTTCGGCCATCGAATCCGTCACCCTTGCCTGCGGAGATGAGCCGTTCACCCTGACGGCGGTTTCGGAAGCCGCAGAGTCCGCCCGTTCGGCCGACTCCGAAAGCGACAGCGACAGCAAGGCGTACACCACCGTTTGGCGGCTGGCGGATGCACCGGATGCGGAGCTGGACGAAACGCAGGTCAGCAGCCTGCTTTCGGCCCTCAGCAGCTACGTCACGGCGCAGGATCCCCACGGCGATGCGTCCGGCATGAAGCAGCTGGCTGCAGCCACGGTCCGCACAGCGGACGGCGAACGGACGCTGACCTATTACGAGGGCACGGACGGCTATTATCTGACCGTGTCGGGGGACGCTTCCCTCTACACGGTGGATGCCGCCACCGTGCAAACAGTTTGCACCGCAAAGGACCGTTACAAAGCGGCTTCGTGA
- a CDS encoding Gldg family protein — translation MKFFPKDKAALNGRVFRSGLYSAAITAAVLVLAVLVNLLVRTLPTKYTTFDLSEAGLYTLSDSSAQVAQGLTQDVTIYYLCETGNEDQIISKLLDKYASESSHIAWEIKDPAIYPTFAAQYGAQDAASGSLILVSGEQSVVLDASDLYDYDYSDYYTTGSYRVTFSGESKITSAIYRLTSGEQKHAYYTTNHGEQTLTDTLTDALENQNLSLTALDLLSSGSVPEDCDLLIINVPAQDFASAGALVDEMSLLRSYLSAGGNVLLTTDTYYNTPNLDAVMAEFGLTRAEGLVVEGDSGHFMNGYPYYLLPDYTSPTETTALEGVDASRHVLLQMAQGITLTETENVTAEALLTTSDAAYSKAAGYEMTTVEKEDGDTDGPFTLAAYARNTATEAEVIWINCGNMDNESAYQVVPGNCTFLQGCASSLAGQVGSVLIDSKALEAAPISVSSAQAAVLGLVFILILPAALLAAGAVVVILRRRK, via the coding sequence ATGAAGTTCTTCCCCAAAGATAAGGCGGCCCTGAATGGGCGGGTGTTCCGCAGCGGCCTCTATTCCGCTGCCATCACGGCGGCCGTCCTGGTTCTGGCCGTGCTGGTGAACCTGCTGGTGCGGACCCTCCCGACCAAATACACCACGTTCGACCTCTCGGAGGCCGGGCTGTATACCCTCAGCGACAGTTCCGCGCAGGTGGCGCAGGGCCTGACGCAGGATGTGACCATCTACTACCTCTGCGAGACCGGCAATGAGGACCAGATCATCTCCAAGCTCCTGGACAAATACGCATCCGAGAGCAGCCATATTGCCTGGGAAATCAAGGACCCGGCCATCTACCCGACCTTTGCAGCCCAGTACGGCGCACAGGATGCTGCGTCTGGAAGTCTGATCCTGGTCTCCGGGGAGCAGAGCGTGGTGCTGGATGCCTCCGACCTCTACGATTATGACTATTCCGACTACTACACTACCGGCAGCTATCGTGTGACGTTCTCCGGCGAGAGTAAGATCACCTCGGCCATCTACCGCCTGACCAGTGGGGAACAGAAACACGCCTACTACACCACCAACCACGGGGAGCAGACCCTGACCGACACGCTAACCGATGCACTGGAAAATCAGAACCTCTCCCTCACGGCGCTGGACCTGCTTTCCAGCGGCAGCGTCCCGGAGGACTGCGACCTGCTCATCATCAATGTCCCTGCACAGGACTTTGCCTCGGCGGGCGCTCTGGTGGATGAGATGAGCCTTCTGCGCAGCTACCTGAGTGCAGGCGGCAACGTTCTGCTCACGACCGATACTTATTATAATACGCCCAATCTGGACGCTGTGATGGCCGAATTCGGCCTGACCCGCGCCGAGGGGCTGGTGGTCGAGGGCGATTCCGGCCACTTCATGAACGGCTACCCCTACTATCTGCTGCCGGACTACACCAGCCCCACCGAGACCACGGCGCTGGAGGGCGTGGATGCCAGCCGCCATGTTCTGCTCCAGATGGCGCAGGGCATCACCCTGACCGAGACGGAGAATGTGACCGCAGAAGCGCTGCTCACCACCTCCGATGCGGCTTACAGCAAGGCGGCCGGGTACGAGATGACCACGGTGGAGAAAGAGGACGGCGACACGGATGGCCCCTTCACGCTGGCAGCCTACGCCCGCAATACAGCCACCGAGGCGGAGGTCATCTGGATCAACTGCGGCAACATGGACAACGAGAGCGCTTATCAGGTCGTGCCCGGCAATTGCACTTTCCTGCAGGGCTGTGCATCCTCGCTGGCGGGGCAGGTCGGCAGTGTGCTGATCGACTCCAAGGCGCTGGAAGCTGCCCCCATCAGCGTCTCCAGTGCACAGGCGGCTGTGCTGGGTCTGGTGTTCATCCTGATCCTTCCGGCAGCGCTGCTGGCGGCGGGCGCTGTCGTGGTCATCCTGCGGCGCAGAAAGTGA
- a CDS encoding ABC transporter permease: protein MNAIFKRELRSYFHGMLGYLLTAFLLASSGIYFLALNLGYGLTDFSYYTLYRTIFMLLLYIPVLTMRSLAEERRSRTDQLLLTSPVSVWGVVLGKFFAMCAVFALPCLADAVMILILWALGGTVTALAANFAGLLCYFLLGCAAIAIGEFLSGLTENPIIAAVAGFSVLLLAYMMPSLRSLFNAGSAVALVVFVGIAGAASLLAGLRTRSFVLGCLAFAVCCLGLTGLFLVKSAWLTEAFSAVLSALCLFTPFEDFVNNSFSIPTLVYYLTVTAVFLFLTAQGIEKRRWN from the coding sequence ATGAACGCCATTTTCAAGCGGGAACTCCGCAGCTATTTCCACGGGATGCTCGGCTATCTGCTCACCGCCTTTCTGCTGGCGTCGTCGGGCATCTATTTCCTGGCGCTGAACCTCGGCTACGGCCTGACGGATTTCAGCTACTATACGCTTTACCGCACGATCTTCATGCTGCTGCTCTACATTCCGGTCCTGACCATGCGGTCGCTGGCCGAAGAGCGCCGCAGCCGCACCGACCAGCTGCTTCTGACCAGCCCGGTCTCCGTCTGGGGCGTGGTGCTGGGCAAGTTTTTCGCGATGTGCGCTGTGTTTGCGCTGCCGTGCCTTGCGGATGCCGTGATGATCCTCATCCTCTGGGCACTGGGCGGCACAGTCACTGCACTGGCCGCAAACTTCGCGGGTCTGCTGTGTTATTTTCTGCTGGGCTGTGCGGCCATTGCCATCGGCGAGTTTCTCTCCGGCCTGACCGAAAACCCCATCATTGCAGCGGTGGCGGGCTTCTCGGTGCTGCTGCTGGCCTATATGATGCCCAGCCTGCGCAGCCTGTTCAATGCGGGCAGCGCGGTGGCGCTGGTCGTCTTTGTGGGCATTGCAGGCGCAGCATCGCTCCTTGCCGGGCTGCGCACCCGGAGCTTTGTTCTGGGGTGTCTGGCCTTTGCAGTGTGCTGCCTGGGGCTGACGGGCCTTTTCCTCGTGAAGAGCGCCTGGCTGACCGAGGCGTTCAGTGCGGTGCTGAGCGCCCTGTGCCTCTTCACGCCCTTTGAAGATTTTGTCAACAACAGCTTTTCCATCCCGACGCTGGTCTATTACCTGACCGTGACGGCGGTGTTCCTGTTCCTCACGGCGCAGGGCATTGAAAAGCGCCGCTGGAATTAA
- a CDS encoding ABC transporter ATP-binding protein: protein MIEVSHLTKKYGQRLAVENVSFAVADGGICGLLGPNGAGKSTIMNILTGYLSATSGQVTVAGHPLPEEADAAKKCVGYLPEQPPLYPEMTVQEYLDFAAELKGVKKAERKEQVRSAARRTGLEKVLPRLIRSLSKGYRQRVGIAQALLGSPKLIILDEPTVGLDPAQVIEIRKLIRELGQAHTVILSSHILSEVQAVCQQVLILSKGRLAASGSLQELTADGRSLEEVFLELTGGETEENTGRKDE, encoded by the coding sequence GTGATCGAAGTTTCTCATCTTACCAAAAAATACGGGCAACGTCTGGCGGTAGAAAATGTTTCCTTTGCAGTGGCAGACGGCGGCATCTGCGGCCTGCTGGGGCCGAACGGTGCGGGCAAGTCCACCATTATGAACATCCTGACCGGGTATCTGTCCGCTACCAGCGGGCAGGTCACGGTGGCGGGGCACCCGCTGCCGGAGGAGGCCGATGCGGCAAAGAAGTGCGTCGGCTATCTGCCGGAGCAGCCGCCCCTTTACCCGGAGATGACAGTGCAGGAATATCTGGACTTTGCGGCCGAGCTCAAGGGCGTCAAGAAGGCCGAACGAAAAGAGCAGGTGCGCAGCGCAGCCCGCCGCACCGGGCTGGAAAAGGTCCTGCCCCGGCTCATCCGCAGCCTCTCCAAGGGCTACCGGCAGCGGGTGGGCATCGCGCAGGCGCTGCTGGGCAGCCCGAAGCTCATCATCCTCGATGAGCCTACCGTCGGCCTGGACCCGGCGCAGGTCATCGAGATCCGCAAACTCATCCGGGAGCTGGGGCAGGCCCACACGGTCATCCTATCCAGCCATATTCTAAGCGAGGTGCAGGCGGTCTGCCAGCAGGTGCTGATCCTGTCCAAAGGCAGGCTGGCGGCATCGGGCAGTCTGCAGGAGCTGACGGCGGACGGCAGGAGTCTGGAAGAAGTCTTCCTGGAATTGACCGGCGGCGAGACCGAGGAGAACACAGGGAGGAAAGACGAATGA
- the rpmE gene encoding 50S ribosomal protein L31 — translation MKQGIHPNYVDCTITCACGNVIKTHSTKPEIHVEVCSKCHPFYTGKQKLVDTGGRVERFNKRFGRK, via the coding sequence ATGAAGCAGGGTATCCATCCGAATTACGTTGACTGCACCATCACCTGCGCATGCGGCAACGTCATCAAGACCCATTCCACCAAGCCTGAGATCCACGTCGAAGTTTGCTCCAAGTGCCATCCTTTCTACACTGGTAAGCAGAAGCTGGTCGACACCGGCGGACGTGTTGAGCGCTTCAACAAGCGCTTCGGCCGTAAGTAA